The genome window GGGTTTAAGCAAACAGAGTCCTCGCAAAAGGGGCctgttaatgaaattaattatagAACCATTTCCATACATTCTTCAGGTTGACTTAATCTTCCTTTGAAGACTGTACGTATTCTGGTTACTTAACTTTTCACCTGTTGGCTATATTAAGATACTaggttttaaatactttattagGAAATGGCCCAAAATTACAGTATTGGCTGTTGGAATGGAGCCATAAGGTAGCTGATGAGTAAAATCAAGTGGTAGATACGAAGCGGGGGTAAAGAAGCACTTTACCATtgttgtataaataaataagttaaaaataaaatacattaaaagccAAACCCAGATCATACAACTTTGCCTCCTGCTGGCAGCTTCAGTCAGCATATTGACTAATCCAAGAACACGTAATTTTGCACTTTTAAAGTTTACATTGAacctggaaaaaggaaaaaaaaaactacagGGAGTAAACCCAACATCTGGGCCTTAAAGAGCTTTCCTGTGAATTATGCCGATCGACTTGTGCAATACACATCTATTCAAAAGTTTCTACGTGCTGAAAATCATCAGATTTGTCACAAAACCGGAGTTTGCAACATAAAATTGTTGATCTTTAGGAAATCAGTCTAAATTGCTGCTAGCAAGGTGCTGATAGCAAGCTGGGGATGGATGTGAGAATCCTTACCGGTCATTATCCGATGATTTAAACATTGTGCCAACAAGTGTATCATTACACTGAAAGTTTAAAAGATCTCTTAGTTACTCTTCTTTGTGGGCTTCTATTAATATTACCAGTTACAAGTTACCTACTgtagatgtatttatttttcccctgccaGGCTCACTAATTCTTGAGCTGTGCATATTAAGCCTGTGTGTATTAATGAAATACAAAGATGATGCTGTAAAAGCCCTGAGGCACTCAGAGCTATCCAAGTAGTAGCAGAGAGGCTTAGATTGGTATGAGAATGCAATGATTTTCCCAAGACCCAAGAATAACCTTTTACAAAATactatttctgtttatttgctcTAGGAATCATTTAAAACTTTCTATCTGATAAAATACAGTGTGGtgtgaaagcaaagggaaagtGAGTACTTGGAAGTTTTATCTTGAATCTAATTACAGCAATATTTTCTAATAGCGTGGCTGTATTTGAGGCAACAGAAACAAGCAAGAACCGCCTTTCCAGCTGCATCCCTGGTTCTGTGACACAGCAGCTGGTGTAACGCGCCTCGCAACTGCTGTGACATGTATCTGAGTAACTTGCATGGTGTGAAGTAGAAGGTGAAGTGCTGACCCAGAAGGCTGTAGTCATCCCAAGGGGATGCCAGCAGAACCAGTTCCTACTCATCTGCAGAGTGTGACGACTTTTTGCATTAAATGTTGTTACCTTATAATGGAAGTGGTTTGACTCTCCTGATCGCAGTCATACATTTGCGTTATTTCATCAGCTTTGGGGCCTTAGGAAGAGACTTTGTAAGGCTTTTACTGAGACGACAGCTCcaggtttttttaagcactgcAGTATGCACGTTACTGTTAGGAGAAGTTGAGGAAACACCTGATCTTTTACCTcgcatttttttcttttttaaaaaaatattttcatattaatgtGGTACCTTAATGATGAAGCCACATTCAACAAAACTGCTCAGCCCAGGCATTTGAGGAAAATGCCTGGCTACGTAGCTGGTGCTGTGTGTCCTCCCGAAAAGCATGAGAGGAGCGCAGCCCGCGTAGCTTTGCCAGGTGACTTTCAGAGGTGTGCCTTGCCCAGCTTTGTGCTGCAGCCTCTTAATTGTTGTTCCTTTCATTTGGCAACCGGTAGGATGCAGAAGATTCCACTTCCAAAAAGAGGGAGCTGCAGCATGCAAAGCggatttctctttttaaaggcaaactGCTATGTTTCATCACCGTCGGTGTGAAATTTCAGTATCGACAAGGAGATTGTCTGCTGCAAGTCTTTTCCATCCGTATCTTCTATTCCTGCTCTTGTCACAGCTTCCTGAGTCAGCTTTGTCGGTTCCCACAAAAGCGCCTGCTCTACTTGGGCTGCTCCAGTCCCTGAAAGCCCAATTTCCTCTTTGGTGCCTGAAATTGCTTTGCTACATGATGGAAACAGCTGGGACTGATTCATCAAAAAATGCAACCAGAGCTCAAAACCAGTATCTTTATTAAATCGCCGCTTTCAGCTAGAGCCATAAATAATTCGTTAAAATTATGGGCTCCTTGCCCAAATCGTGGGAACACACTTTTACAGGGCAGGATTTCTCACATATACCACTTCTCTGCCTCCCACCAGGAAAACGATCTCCCACCCTGACATTCTCATTAAAGCAGAGCTGCGGCTGGGCTGGGTGCCAGGAAGatcccaccccagctgctctgctgccgaGCGGGACGGTCCCCAGCCCTTATCTTTGTGAAGCAGCATGCGCGAGCTGGCAGCCGGGAGAAACGGCTGTAAAAAGGCTCGCAGACACACCGAGCGCAACACAACCCGCATTTTTGAAGGGGCATCAGGCAGCGTTTGTGCAAAGCGTAGCACGTACCAGCCTTCAGACTTTATTTTGAAGGCCCGCTAATATTGTCTTAGccaactggaaaataaaaataacagcctGCTCCCACATTCCTGGTGCCTGCTACTAAGAATAAATGGGAAGATACGAGTGAAATAAGATGAAAATAGCGATTGCGTCTCTGACTTGGTCAAAAGATTTGAGAAGTCAGGCAAGCAAGGCAGGAATCCAGAGGAAACCCATCTCTGTCAGCTGGAACCCAAGGCGATGGCGTATGGTCCTGATTTAAGTGCGTGCCCCATTCTTGCGTCTTGCCAAGAACTTTGTACTTTTTGCAGCGAGTGTGCCCGCCTGCTTCGTTTTgctatactttttaaaataagatatgTGAAAGCCACACCGGGTTTGAGTTAGTATCCCATAAGGTTCAACTTTGTTCCAAATACATTTATGCATTGTTTTAAGAGTTCTTGACTTGATAATTGCATTATTTGTTTGCAAAGTTCTAAGAATTTGCCTAATGAATTTCAATGGACTTCAGCAATCTGATCATgaatttcctattaaaaagcattcagagctaggcttcccccccacccccagatgCTGTATGTAATTAAATCTGCAATTAACAGTAAACAGGACAACGCATTTTCAAACCACTAAGCTATACCCCTTTCACACGAGTTCAGCCTTTTCTCTGCCAGATTCTTGCCCCTCTTCCCTTGCGTCTAATTAGGAGGTAAAACGCAGAGGTGAGGGGTGTTTGATCATTACTCACTTTGAGGAGATTATTTGCCCTTGCTTCTAGATCACTCAGTctccctgtggctgcagctctgtACTGGCACCGTGTTCCTACACTTGGAAATGTTGGAGAGGACAGGATCTCCCCATACTTGGGCGATTGTGACCTGAAGTGCCTTGTTCCCTCTTCAGCAGAATTAAAAGATGCAAATTATCTTTGTGCATGAGTGCAGccctttgttttgcttttcattctgaGATCAATCATCTTTTAGGCTATTGCAGTACAGAAGTCCAACAATCCTCCAAAATTCAAGGACAACGGGTGAGCGGGTGGAGGCAATTCTGAGATGACACGAAGCCCTGGAGCTCCACAGAGCACGAACTCCAGTGTTTTTGAGAGCAGAAAAGCCTAAATGCCTCAAACCTGGGGATGGGATGGAAAAGTCAACatctagattttaaaaaatggaaaaaaattagattacacaaatttcctttcagatttcCCATATGTTGGAACATGGTGtgaaaatgcatcttttaaagagaaagtaaGCTAAAATACACTGGAGATCAAGGCataagcagctttaaaaaaaaaaccaaaacaacaaaccacaaccgaaaaataacaaaacaaaagcaaacctaCTGAGTAAgaagggaaggggcagcagcaaTAGGGTGGTAGCGTGCTGCACAGAAAGACCTGCTACAACACAACGTATTTGTAAGGGATGTTTTACTAGGGCCTGTAGGGATAGGACATGGGGCAACTGTTTTGAATGGAAAGAGAGTGGGTTTAGATTGGAcctaaggaagaaattctttaccatGAGagtggcccaggctgcccagagcagctgtgggtgccccatccctggcagggctcaaggccaggctggacggggctgggagcagcctgggctggggggagggggccctgcccctggccagGGTGGGAGTGGGTGGTCtggaaggtcccttccaactcacattgttctgtgattttatgtttGCAAGACTGCTTCAAACTAGGAATCAGAGGAAAAACTACAGGATGACATCAAGAAAAGCCAACTATTGGAATAATTCCATTAGGAGACTGGGAACATTCACAGCAGTCTTACATTTACAAGTGGTTTTAGACATCTTGAAATCACAGATTAAGAACTTTTCTGTAGCCCTTCAAAGTCTGATTCTTGGTGGCAAGTGATCTTTGCCTGCTATGTCATATAAAGGAGCTCAAGCATAGCACAAGGGGagcaaaataatataaatttgtTCCAGTGCAGCGCTCAAAGAAAGATGCCAATATTTTGATACTGAAAGTGGGGGTGGGAATTATGGCCAGAACAGAATAGCTGTTTGGTCATCTGTGGCCTGGGAACAAACAATAAATCACAACTCAAATACTAAGTTATGCTCAAATACTCAGAGCAGCCCAACTGCgctgaggaaaggcagagctgaTGCCAGACAGCTGGCTCATGCCAGGCCCCGGGGGCGTTATCTGCAGGCCTGGGAGGAGCACAAAAGCTTGGCTGTGCTGCCCGTCGCTACCGCCCTGCGCCGAAAAgggcggcaggcagggctgtgcctaTCACAGCATCAGTCGTGGCCGGGAGCGTAGGGACACCATGGACATGAACGTCTTTATCGGGatgacaaaatgcagaaataggggtgaaatgtaaaattgaaaggggcggggggggagtcTGTAATGAGCTCACGCAACTCATCAATTATCTGCCCGGACACAGCTTCATAATAAGAGATGTCCGTCAACCCTGTCCACTGGGAACTGCACTGAGGATGCCAAAGAGGAATCGGATGGTAACACACGTGCAAGAAGTTGTCAACGCAGTGCCCTAAAGGCGAAATACCAAAAAACACCTTTGTAAGAGCAGCTGCACTAAGAAAGGATATTTAATTCAAGAATAACTAAAGCAGCTAAATAGTTTTATGGTTATGAGTCTTTGGCCCACAACATGTCggtgccaaaatatttttaagtaattaaaatagtcacaaaaaacccaaaatataaataattttaaaagtcacaaAAAACTTGCAGTAATCCCTTCTTAGCCTAGGACTGCACAGACACACATGTTCACTCATGAAATACAGGAAGCAAAATTAGCACAAGTTTTCCAATTTTATTGTAGGAAAGCACACGAGGGGTTATTATTTACGTTGATCTCTGTacaactggaaaatatttcttcactgcTTCATTTACTTGCttaaaatacaccttttttAACAATTGCTTGATGGACACAGGTAACGCTTGGCTGCTGCACTATAAAGTTTCTCACATTAAGTGCTCCTAGAAAATCCTACCAAAGGATTGCCACAAATTGTAGGAAGTTCCTCAGTCCGCTGAAGCCTTGCATACAGGAGCGATGCACAGGCATTTTACAACAGGAATGCCGAAGGATCTCGTTTTTAGAAAGTTCTTGTCCCTCCGTATTCCCTGCGTACCTCCTTAGGGGAACACGGACAAGCTGCCTGACTTCTGCTTAATCAAGAGCATCTTTGGCTACTTCAGCTGatcagaaacgagttctgacTGCCAAAACCGCTGCCGAACCGGAACACTGAACAGATTTTCTCATCCCAGTAAGATTGGTTCAGGCCAAGATCCCCACACGGAAACAGATTCCCTAAAACTCTGTGGGATGGAGTTAGTAATTTTCCAACCCATGGTATTTAATCGCATTGTTCATAAAGACATACAAATGTGCAACCCAAAGAGCTGGATCACAATTCAGAAATTAATGTTTGACTCCATTTTACGTAAACAAAAGTAGTAACGTACTGTTTTGTGGCTGTAACTCAATTAAACTCCATGTCCTGCTAACTGAAGTTCTGCTGCTTGCACCAGCagttcctcctctccccacaccGCAACACGAACAACCTGTGCCCTCCCCAGAATTACTAGCTTCAGTACAGCTGTAGAggatgtaaaatataaaatagctCAGGATTTAGCCTATGGCAATTGGCAATTTCACTTTGAGGTGCAGTTCCTACACAAGAAAAGCActttagaatattttctttttttactaaGAATTTAAGTATCAATGCACAAATGCAAGTTTTCAACATTCAAAACcaataaacccccaaaacccacaacaaacccACCCCAACAAACCCCCATAAAACCCCTGAACTCCTCAGCATTGTTTCAgagtactgtaaaaaaaatgttgatttatgTGCCTAAGCATTTACATAGTAAATACCTTAGTAAATACCTAGCAGAAAACCTAGAGGCcttgaaaagaaacttttgattaaaaactgAAGATACAGCCCAATGAAATTATGAGAATGCTGACTAAGAACTGTCTTGATCTTGTTGATTCAATATAGAATCACGTGCATTTTCTGGAAACTACTCTCAGTTGGCTGAATAACTCCTGTATTGGTCTTTCTGCTTCTTAACAGCAGACCAATGGTTCTTCAGCAGCTTTATTTCTACGGTTGACTTTCTTTTACGCAAGTATAAAAGTGTTTCGGTTTGGTTCACTACCTTGGAACACAGCATATCGCTTTCACATAACACAACGACCccataaatacatttcttttagCGACAGACTTCACCGTCTGGCAGGTTTGGGCATTATATAAACTTTGACAGGTTTGCTGAGGGGTATGGTCCCTTCTATGCCGTTTTCAGATTGTGGGAGAGCCTCCAAGCTCTCGCTCCAGGTAGATTTTGGAATTTTAGCAGATGCCTTGCTCCTGTTGGAATTGTAAGCCAGCAGCAACCGCACTTCAATCTGACAtggctctgcagagaaaaaaacccaaacaataacCCAAATGTGACTGGGATCACACAGCGAACAACCAATACTGAATGAAATTTTCTCTCACATATGCTGGGTAAAATACAGAGCCACTCTGGGCTAACCAGAATCCAACGTGGTATTTGAAAATTCAACTTTTTCATTACATTCAGCACAGCAGAATTAAATATGGTTTTAGGGTTCCGTCCCACCCTTGTCATCACTTAAAATGAGAATCTCAACGACTAACTTACAAATAGCAACTTTCAAAAATAACTGTTAAAAGTAAATGTAACCAAATAGtaataaaatcataaaaccGCCACAGAACTAGCAGGCCTTGCTCCATTTATGGCAAAATTATGTAGATCCAGATGACGTCTGGCAAGACTCACAGCACAGCAGATTACTTGAAGACTCTCTTCTGCTGGAGGATTTTATACCGCTAGACAGCCTTGTCCCCTCTTTCACCACCACAGCAGCTATATCCCAATACTGTCCGTAAGATCAtaggatcacagaatggtttgtgtGGAAGGGAGCTGTACagaccagccagtcccacccccgggcagggccccctccccccagcccaggctgctcccagccccgtccagcctggccttgagccctgccagggatggggcacccacagctgctctgggcagcctgggccagcgcctcgccgccctcacggggaagggtttcttcctcatgtccaacctaaatctcccctctctcagcttcaagccattcccccctgtcccaccactccctgcccttgcccaaagcccctccccagctttcctgtcggcccctccaggcactgggagctgctctaaggtctccccgcagccttctcctccccaggctgcacagccccagctctcccagcctgtccccacagcagaggggctccagccctctgaccagctCCGTGGCCTCCGACGggcccgctccaacaggtccgtgtccttctgaTGCTGAGGACCCCCGAGCTGGACGCAGCGCTGTAGGGGTGTctcagcagaggggagcagaggggcagagccccctcccccgccctgccggccacgctgctggggatgcagccaggGCACGGGCGGCTTTCTGGGTGTGAGCGCACATTGCCGggtcatgtccagcttttcacccaccagcacccccaagtccttctcctcagggctgctctcaatcccttctctgcccagcctgtgtttgcTACTGGACATGACTCcaacccacgtgcaggaccttgcacttggccttgttgaacttcatgaggtttatACTGGCCCACTCCTGAAGCCTGCCAAGGTCCCCCTGGATGGCATCCTGTCCCAGGCGTGTCAGccgcaccactcagcttgggGTTATCAGCAAACTCACTGAAGATGCGCTTGATCCCAGCGTCCATGTTGCCAACAAAGATGCTGAACAGCGATGATGATTTCACTTCGTTCTTCTCCCAGTGATCGTAACAAAAATGGGCTTTCGGTCTATACAGTATGACTCTGAGCAGCATGCTGGACTATATCCCCatcaaaattttcctttctagaCTGAAAACACCACAATTCCTTTAGGTTTTCCCTATGGacttgtactggttttggctgggatacagttaattttccttCCCAGTAGCTCACatggtgctatgttttggatttgtgactgAAATGGTGTTGGTAACTCTCTAGCTACTGCTGAACAGTGCAGTAttcatgagttttctcacttttgcccttctgattctcttccccatcatCCCaccgggggcagggggcagccacCAGGTGCTTAACTGTACACGTGGGTTAACCCACAGCAGAACCACATTGCTGACACCTAAATGAAACCCACCTCATTTTAAGATGCAACGCCCAGGACTGCAGCAGTTCTCCAGCTGAGATGTCACCAGCACCAGACAGAACACAAGAAATAACCTTTTCCCACAGCCATCCCACAGCTCAGCTAACACCTCCCCGAGACTCACCTGCTCGCCATCCTGTCAACTCTTATTTGTAGCCTGCAGTCACCCCTATCGCTCGTGCCATACACCTCTCGGTGAAGCCGTGCTTTGCGTTTGGGCATTCTCCTCCCTAAGCACACACTTGTTACTGGTCTTCAGTAAGTTCCATTGTCTTGAATTAAGGCGATTTCTCTACTTTCAATTCTGACCCTGTTTCCTGAACCCCTCCCAGCTCAGTGTTCTCCCCACGTTTTATATGCCTAAGTGCTAATTTCAAAGTTAATAGCTAAAATAATGGCTAGGGGAGGCACCAGGACGGGCCATGCTTAAAAACACCCTCCCAGTGAATGCTGTGGAAGCAGAAATAAGAACTTGATTCAGCTCTCTCTGGTACAGGATCAACCTTTAAATCCAGACACTTCCAGGTGTAGAAACAACACcgttttttcttctccaaaacaaaacaaagatagTGGGATGAACATGTACACCATGGAAGCGGTATATAAAAAGGAATACGTGAAAGAACATGGTGctaaacaaaaatctgttggttaaaaaaaataaatcattaaatcCTATCAATaaactgctcagaaaaaaaccccacacttttGAATAAACATGAAgggattaaaagaaaacaggacaaaGGGAGCTGCGAACAAATACTCTCTGCTTTTGTCGTTTGAAGCCCGCAAACCAATTACTGAAGCGCCTTCATGGGGAAGTGTGAAAGCCAACCGAGCCGGAATGGGGACGGTGGAGCTGCCTATTTCATCAGAGCTAAATGGTGGGGTTTTAGGGTGTTAAAAAGGTGAAAGTTTAATCAGCAGTGAAACTGTACTGTCGAGTACACACAGTTCCAAAGGTTCTCTGCCACGCTCAAATACCTGTCAGATCTAAACCAGTGAGTTACAATGAGTCAGTTTACCGGGACTCCTTGCCATTAAAAGAGGATGCAGATCTGACTCCTACAACTGATACTGCTCTGCACGGAAAGGGGTGAGCTCACCTTGTGTGCATGCTCCTGCGCAAAGGCTCCCAGCGCTGGGAGACTGCAGGTGCAGCCCCCGGCACACAGCAAGCACCATGAGAGCAGCCCCCCTAGAGCCCTGTGGAGCAGCACCGCCCTGTCACCCAAGGAGCGATGTACGTGCTCAGAGGCTGCAAGAACAGAAACCTGAGCAACACAGCAGGCAGCATCAACAGCTGTAGACTCCAGGATCCTCCGAGCCCCCAAGACGGTGGGCACATAGCTCTCATGTGCAGGAGACTGGGATGAAGGAAGACACATTCTTATCTTAGAAAAGTGCAGCAACACAATCACGTAAATCTGTATCATTAATGTTACCTGTCCAGGCTGTGTGCGAGAGGTAAACCTGAGTTATCAGTCTGTGCCTTCCAGGACCAGGATTTCGAAAGTCAGCTGGTTTAGGATGGATTAGCTGTGCTTGTCCATCTGGATACAATacctggaggggtgggggtagagaaataaaaaaaataatatttttttttaaaaaaaaaaaaaaaaaggaggtaaaaCAACTGAATGACAACTGGACAGGGGATTTTCACAGTGTGCATTACtttggtgttttctgtttgagtttGGAAGGCAAGGGGGTGTGCTTTATCATGAAGCCAGGAGTCTGGTTGCCCTGGATGTAATGGCCACACACTGGCCAATCAGACCCACAgcacaggtggaaaaaaaaaaaaccaacatcaGCTTCTTTCTCCGCATTGTAAACAGagattttaattcctttgttATGCTGTGAATTTGCATATTTTACTTGGCATCACACCCCACCTACCTCCGAAGCTGCATTTGAAACCAgtatttcagcagcaggaagaaattTTAAGTTGTAATTACAGAGAGCAGAGAGCCTGTATACTTCTGTACCATTCAGAACAGCTTCTTTTGCTCCTCTTTCTCCCACTACTCAAGCTGGAAGTTCACGAGCGTTTATTTATGCTCATGTCCATAATGTGCTGAGTGCATGTGGAAGCACCGTGTGGAGCACAGAATGGCACCGCAGTACTCAAAGCCTCAGGAACTGCACACAAGTCAACTCAGCGCACAACATACAAACCAGTTCCCGAATGTTTGGTCataaaagacagaaatccaACACTGTTACTAATAGAGTGTATAATTATTTGCAATTTAGAAGTATTGACAACTTTAACCCTAAGATGCAATTTTGTTTGCATCAATATCAAGTGACTGCTTACCTGAACTTTAACGGTTCCCTGGGGATCCTGCACATGTTCCAGGGTTGCATCAACATCCAGTGCCACTACCAACCCCGATGTAAACCTCAGCGGATTATCAGATTCACCGGTAGGCTCAATGATATTCGCAGTAGCTCTATGGAGCTACTAGGGGCAAAGTAGTTGGCAAAAATaaggaggtggggggaggaggaaaagaaaaaaaaaaaaacaaaaccacacaatcatttctgttcttaatGGAGAAGTTGTACATGAACTTTGGATTCTTTTAAATACTACCAGGAATTATTAAGTTGTCTGTATTTTTAGCAGTAGTCCTGGGGATGTTAGGTAAGAAGAAAGCCTTTGAAAGAATAACACTTGTGACTGACCAAGAACCCGAATTCTAAAAGCTTCATGGTGTATTAGGATCTAGTCAGATGCTAAGACAGTCTACAAGAATACTGCATTGTAGTTCTCCGAGTTAAGCTGACCTGCTCTGGAAGAGGAAGGTGGAGGAAGGTACTTTGTCGCAGAGTTGTCTGAAGAATCTTGACCACTTCCGAAGGCTTGGATGTCACAAGTCTGGGCATTAAGTCCAGCAATTTATCTACAAGACTCCCTTGCATATGTGGGAGCTCAGAGATGAAACATCTGTGTTAAGAATAAATCAAAAATCATATacttttttcaacattttcaacAGCATTGCTATTTTCAGCCAAACCACTTAATCTTTGTATTTAATTATAACAACAGAGTTAGATATGTAGATTCCTCTTCTGATGCACGTCTCGTACATAAGATAAAGATTATTTTGGCTAGTGATGTTGGGACCATACCTTGTGCTCAAACTGACAATATCAAGGGCTATGCAGATCTCACTTTTTAGGTCCTTCATCAATACAAAGCCTAGTGGGCAAAGGAAACTAGATTCACAAAAAAGGAGGTAGAAATGTTGAGGTGCCCATCAACAACACGTTCATGAGAAGCAGATATTGTAGGGATTCATCCGCGCAGATCGCA of Falco cherrug isolate bFalChe1 chromosome 2, bFalChe1.pri, whole genome shotgun sequence contains these proteins:
- the AAMDC gene encoding mth938 domain-containing protein isoform X4; this translates as MSSPEIASLSWGQMKVKGCSTTYKDCKVWPGGSRTWDWRETGTNHSPGVQPADLEEVVKKGVKTVVIGRGMSEALQDAEDSTSKKRELQHAKRISLFKGKLLCFITVGVKFQYRQGDCLLQVFSIRIFYSCSCHSFLSQLCRFPQKRLLYLGCSSP